A stretch of DNA from Oharaeibacter diazotrophicus:
GTTCCGCCATCGCCATCGGCGCCGCCGGCCGGCGGCGGGGGCGCTCGCTGACCCACCACAGGAACGGTTTGCCGAGGATGGTGCCGGCCACCACGGCGGCGACCAGGAGGCCGGCGGCGAGGAGGCCGGCCGGGGCGAGGCGGACGGGATCGGTGCCGGGCTGGGTGCGCAGCCACAGCGCCAGTCCGCCGCCGGCGATCACGGCGAACCAGAACGAGGTCTTCAGGCAGCCGCGGACGAAGCGGCCGACCGTCTCGGCGCGCTCGGAGATCAACATGGCGATCATGCCGACGAACAGCGTCACGGCGAGCGCCGCGCCGGCGGCGACGACCCAGGGCGACGGCGTGCCGCCGCCGGTCGGCAGCAGGCCGGGCAGCGCCTCGGGCCGGACGCCCTCGAGTGCGACCGGGCCGGCGGCGACCACCGCCAAGGCGACGGCGCCGTAGAGGGCGAGGAAGAGGACGAACGAGACGGGCACCATCAGGCCCCGGAACAACGCGATCATGGCCTGGATCCTCGATGGGTGGGCGTCCGGTGCGGCCGGGCGGGGGAGGGCGCCGGGCCGGCGGACAGGCATACGCCATCCTGCGCCGCTATTTCGACAATTCCTTGAGGCCGGCGCGGATCAGCACCGCGGTGCCGGCGTCCTCGCCGGCGGCCTTGGCCGCGGCGGTGACGGCGGCGGTGGCCTGCAGCTGGGCGTAGCCGAGGTTGACCAGCGCCGAGATCGCCTCGGCGACCGGTCCGGCCGCCCGCGATTCGCGGACCTCCTCGGCGGTGCGCAGCACGGCGGGATCGGCGTCGGCGAATGCGGGCGCCTTGTCCTTGAGCTCGGTGGCGAGGCGCTCGGCGAGGCGCTTGCCGACGCCCGGAGCGCGGGCGATCGCGGTGAGGTCGCGCATGGCGATGGCGGTGGCGAGCGCACCGGGGTCCAGCACCGAGAGCACGCCGAGCGCCACCTTGGCGCCGACGCCCTGGACGGTGGTGAGCAGGCGGAACCACTCGCGCTCGGCGTCGGAGCCGAAGCCGTAGAGCCGGATCATGTCCTCGCGGACCATGGTCTCGATCACGAGCGTCGCCGCCTCGCCGGCGCGCGGCAGGCGCTGCAGCGTGCGGGCCGAGCAGTGGACCACGTAGCCGACGCCGCCGACGTCGACGACGACGTGATCCTCGCCGAAGCCGTCCACCACGCCCTTGAGCTTGCCGATCATCCCCGCCCGTCCCCGCCGCTCGCGCCGAACCCCTTCCTAGCGGATTCGCGGCGGCGGCGTCAGCCGATCTGGCGGGCGAGGCGGGCGCCGGGCGAATTGCGGTGGTGGGCGTGGGTGACGGCGATCGCCAGCGCGTCGGCGGCGTCGTCGCTGTTGAAGGTCGCCTTCGGCATCAGCACGGTCACCATCAGCCGGATCTGCTGCTTCTCGGCGTGGCCGGCGCCGACGATCGCCTTCTTGACCGCGTTGGGCGCGTACTCGGCGACCGGCAGGCCGCGCCGGGCCGGCACCAGCAGCGCGATGCCGCGGGCCTGACCGAGCTTCAGCGTCGCGCCGGCATCCTTGTTGACGAAGGTCTGCTCCACCGCGGCCTCGTCGGGGCGGTACTCGTGCAGCACGGCGTCGAGGCCGTCGTGGATGGCGACGAGGCGGCGGGCGAGATCGTCGTCGCCGTCGGAGGTCACCGAGCCGGAGGCGACGAAGCGCAGGCTGTTGCCGACGGTGTCGATCACGCCCCAGCCGGTGCGCCGGAGGCCGGGATCGATGCCGACGATGCGGGTGACGGACGACATGAACTCTCCTCGGCGGGCCGGGTCTTCGCGCGGGGGCGGGGGCGGCACGCCGCGGACGGGACGGGGCGAGCGGCCGGAGCCGCCCGCCGGCGGCGGTCAGGCCGCGGTCAGCTTGGCGAGGACCTCGTCGGAGACCTCGAAGTTCGAATAGACGTTCTGGACGTCGTCGTCGTCCTCGAGCGTGTCGATCAGCTTCATCAGGCTCTGGGCCTTCTCCTCGTCGAGCGAGGTGCCGGTCTTGGCGCGCCAGACGCTCTTGACGCTCTCGGCGGCGCCGAGGGCGGCGTCGAGCGCCTTGGCGACCTCGCCCATCGATTCGAAGGCGCAGGTGACCACGTGGGCCTCCTCGCCGGATTCGACGTCGTCGGCGCCGGCCTCGATGGCGGCCTCCAGCACGGCGTCGGCGCTGCCGGCCGAAACCGGGTAGGTGATCTGGCCGACGCGGTCGAACATGAAGGCCACCGAGCCGGTTTCGCCGAGGGCGCCGCCGGACTTGGTGAAGTAGGAGCGCACGGCCGAGGCGGTGCGGTTGCGGTTGTCGGTCAGCGCCTCGACGATGACGGCGACGCCGCCCGGGCCGTAGCCCTCGTAACGGACCTCGTCGTAGTTGTCGGCGTCGTTGCCGGCGGCCTTCTTGATCGCGCGCTCGATGTTGTCCTTGGGCAGGTTCTCGGCGCGGGCGTTCAGGATGGCGAGGCGCAGGCGCGCATTCATGTTGGGATCGGCGCCGCCGATCTTGGCCGCCACCGTGATCTCGCGCGCGAGCTTGGAGAAGAGCTTCGACCGCTTGGCGTCCTGCGCGCCCTTGCGGTGCATGATGTTCTTGAACTGTGAATGTCCGGCCATGATGCCTCCACGACGGCATCCCCCGCGCGCGGCGGACGGGGGCTGACCCACCGTCCAAGGGCGCCCCGGGCGGTGCCGAAATCCTCGGAATGGCGCGCTGTATACGCCCCGGCGGCCGGAAAATCCAGCCGGCGCCGGCTCACCAGAACGACGGCAGCGCCGGCGAGAGCCGGCCGCCGACGCGCAGCGGCCCGATCGCCTCGGCGAGGCCGGTGCGGTCGGAGACCTCGACGGCGACGCCGCACAGCGTCGCCTCGCCCATGGCCGGGGTGAAGCGGCCGGTCGGGATGCGGCGCAGGAACCGGTTGATCGGCTCCTCCTTCTCCATGCCGAGGATGCTGTCGTAGTCGCCGGTCATGCCGGCGTCGGAGAGGTAGCCGGTGCCGTTCGGCAGGATCTGGTGGTCGGCGGTCGGCACGTGGGTGTGGGTGCCGACGACGAGGCTGGCGCGGCCGTCGAGATGGTGCGCCATGCCCTGCTTCTCCGACGTCGCCTCGGCGTGGACGTCGACCAGCACGGCGTCGGCCTGTTCGCCGAGCGGGCAGGCGGAAAGTTCGCGGTCGACGGCGGCGAAGGGATCGTCGAGCGCGTCCATGAACACCCGGCCCATCACGTTGGCGACGAGCACGCGGGCGCCGTTGCGGGCGACGAACAGGTTGGCGCCGCGGCCGGGCGTGCCGGCGGGGAAGTTGGCGGGGCGGATCAGCCGCGGCTGACGCTCGATGAAGACGAGGGCCTCGCGCTGGTCCCAGACGTGGTTGCCGGTGGTGACGGCGTCGGCGCCGGCGTCGACGAAGTCCTGGCAGATCTCCTCGGTGATACCGAAGCCGCCGGCGGAGTTCTCGCCGTTCACGACCACGAAGTCGATCCGGTAGTCGGCGATCAGCCGCGGCAGGTGTTCGGCGATCGCCACCCGGCCGGCCCGGCCAACCACGTCCCCGACGAACAGCAAGCGCATCTTCCGTCCAGCCCGATGATCGTCAGGGCACCACCACGTCGCGCTCGGTGACGACCATGTCGAGGGCGACGTCGTGCGGCTCCATCGGAACCGCCCCGACTTCCTGCACCGAGAAGGCGACGCCGATCAAGCGCGGTGCGCGGCCGGCGGTGCGCATCGCCGCGATGGTGAGGTCGTAGAAGGCCCGGCCGTAGCCGATCCGGCCGCCGCGGCGGTCGAAGGCCGACAGCGGCACCAGCATGACGTCGGGCTCGACGACCGCGGCCGCGGGCCCCGGACCGACGGTGCCGAAGCCGAGCGGTACCAGCGGCGCGTCGGGCAGCCACTCGCGGAAGATCAGCGTCGGCTTCACCATGATCGGCAGGCCGATGCGGTGCCCCGCCGTGAACAGACGGGCGATCGCCGGGCGGAGGTCGACCTCGGAGCGGATCGGCAGGAAGGCCGAGACCACCGCGCCCGGCGCCATGCCGAGGCCGGCGATCCGGTCGGCGATCTCCTCGGCGGCGGCGGCGCGCTTCGCCTCCGACAGCGCGTCGCGGCGGGCGAGCGCCTCGGCGCGCAGCGCTGCCTTCACGGCGGCGACGGCGGCGCGATCGTCTGACGTTGCGGGATCGGCGTCGGTGGTCATCGTGGCTCGGGGAGGGCTCGCGGCCGTGTCGTCCCCGGCGGATCCGCCGGCGAGGGGAGGAAAGGGGAGCGTGGCGCCCCGCGGCGACCGCCGGAAATTCGATCCCGGGAACCTACAGCGTAGGTGGGAGCCGTGTGACCGAGCCCACGGGCCCGACCAGGTACAGCCCCCGTTTGGAATCGTAAGGCCCCGGGGATATTTGAGTTCCAAGCGCGAAGCGCAGCAACGCCACGTCGGCGAATATAGAGAGCCCCGGCCCGGTCGGGAAGGGGGCGGGTGCGCGGTTGTCCGCGCCTCGTGTGGACGAAGCCGGCCCGACGTCGCCGGTCAGGCCGGCCGCACCGCCTCGTCGAGCCGGGCGGCGAGCGCCTCGATCCGGCCGGCGGCGGCGGAGAGGCGGCCGGCGACGGCGCGTTCGGCCTCGCCGTGGCGCTCGGCGAGATGGCGGTTGGCGTCGTCGAGGGCGCGGAGGTCGGCCTCGAGGGCGGCGATGCGGTTCTCCGCCTCGGCGAGCTGGTCGAGCACGGTGATGGCGCTCATCACGGTGAGGCGTTGGTCGCCGATCTCGCCGAACACG
This window harbors:
- a CDS encoding 5-formyltetrahydrofolate cyclo-ligase; amino-acid sequence: MTTDADPATSDDRAAVAAVKAALRAEALARRDALSEAKRAAAAEEIADRIAGLGMAPGAVVSAFLPIRSEVDLRPAIARLFTAGHRIGLPIMVKPTLIFREWLPDAPLVPLGFGTVGPGPAAAVVEPDVMLVPLSAFDRRGGRIGYGRAFYDLTIAAMRTAGRAPRLIGVAFSVQEVGAVPMEPHDVALDMVVTERDVVVP
- the ruvC gene encoding crossover junction endodeoxyribonuclease RuvC, with amino-acid sequence MSSVTRIVGIDPGLRRTGWGVIDTVGNSLRFVASGSVTSDGDDDLARRLVAIHDGLDAVLHEYRPDEAAVEQTFVNKDAGATLKLGQARGIALLVPARRGLPVAEYAPNAVKKAIVGAGHAEKQQIRLMVTVLMPKATFNSDDAADALAIAVTHAHHRNSPGARLARQIG
- a CDS encoding cell division protein ZapA, with product MAQVTVTIAGKTYRMACDDGQEEHLLGLAGRLDGMLDDLKGVFGEIGDQRLTVMSAITVLDQLAEAENRIAALEADLRALDDANRHLAERHGEAERAVAGRLSAAAGRIEALAARLDEAVRPA
- a CDS encoding YebC/PmpR family DNA-binding transcriptional regulator, with the translated sequence MAGHSQFKNIMHRKGAQDAKRSKLFSKLAREITVAAKIGGADPNMNARLRLAILNARAENLPKDNIERAIKKAAGNDADNYDEVRYEGYGPGGVAVIVEALTDNRNRTASAVRSYFTKSGGALGETGSVAFMFDRVGQITYPVSAGSADAVLEAAIEAGADDVESGEEAHVVTCAFESMGEVAKALDAALGAAESVKSVWRAKTGTSLDEEKAQSLMKLIDTLEDDDDVQNVYSNFEVSDEVLAKLTAA
- the ruvA gene encoding Holliday junction branch migration protein RuvA, whose protein sequence is MIGKLKGVVDGFGEDHVVVDVGGVGYVVHCSARTLQRLPRAGEAATLVIETMVREDMIRLYGFGSDAEREWFRLLTTVQGVGAKVALGVLSVLDPGALATAIAMRDLTAIARAPGVGKRLAERLATELKDKAPAFADADPAVLRTAEEVRESRAAGPVAEAISALVNLGYAQLQATAAVTAAAKAAGEDAGTAVLIRAGLKELSK
- a CDS encoding TIGR00282 family metallophosphoesterase; this encodes MRLLFVGDVVGRAGRVAIAEHLPRLIADYRIDFVVVNGENSAGGFGITEEICQDFVDAGADAVTTGNHVWDQREALVFIERQPRLIRPANFPAGTPGRGANLFVARNGARVLVANVMGRVFMDALDDPFAAVDRELSACPLGEQADAVLVDVHAEATSEKQGMAHHLDGRASLVVGTHTHVPTADHQILPNGTGYLSDAGMTGDYDSILGMEKEEPINRFLRRIPTGRFTPAMGEATLCGVAVEVSDRTGLAEAIGPLRVGGRLSPALPSFW